DNA from Candidatus Dadabacteria bacterium:
CTTTATTATAACACAAACAACGGCCTTTTCTATACCTTACCGTGAGAAATCCGGGCTAGAACCCAAGAGATGTCCGACAACTATTCAACCTCTTTTGCTTCATGGCCCGATTGTACATTCACTTGGGAACCTGAGGACCAAGATTATCTTCCTGGTTCGCATTGGGATCCGTTTTACGAAAACATTGACAGCTTGGTTGATGAATTGCCCACAATCATCGGGAGCTCGCTAGGCACTGTTTCATATAGCGACGGTCGTCCTGTTCCACGCAAGGTTCCGGCAGAGTGGCCAAAAGGCGTTCACCTTTGCTGGCCAAATAATAATAGAGGTTTAATAACCACGTTCACTGGTATACTTCGGAGTTCAAGTAGTGTAGACAAAGAAGGCGGCGAGTTGCTCAGCTTGTATCCCTTCTTCAGCGAAGGTATTCAAGCTAGTATTGAGATTAGACAGGTTTTTGTCCTGAACCGAGCAGAGACCCTAATTGAGGGAAGCTGGGGCCAATCAGACATTTCATTCTTTGATACCCAATTTTTCAGCAACTGTGCATGGTATAAGGCAGGAGAGGCTTACGACTTCATTCTGTCAGGCATCGCCTACGAGGCAAAACCAGCTGAGGTCAGAGAAATTTCCATAACACCTGAGACAAGGCAAATACTGGGTTTGGAAGAGTCGGCACCTCCTGTAATAAGTATGGAAGGCGCAGCTATGTTCCTGTCCATTACCGAATGGAATAAGGATGACTACTGGTTTCACGGTCCCGTGCTTGAGGTAAAACCCTTCTCAAAAGAACGATTTGACGATATGCTCGGTCAATCCGGCTGGCAGATAAGGGTTACAGTTATGAGGTTTTCAGATGAAGAAGAGTATGAAGATGCCGAACTGGAAATTGTTGTGACCCAACGCGCTTGGTCAGGCAGTGAGCCTCCTAAGGTTGGTCAGGATGTTGAAGGCCGGCTCTGGTTACAAGGCTATTTGTGGAACGCGCAACCCCAGTTCAACCCTGTGCTCACTCCGGAAACTTGATCCTCCGGAAACTCCTATTTCTCTTAGTTACTTGCAATAAAGCGATTGTGGTTTATATTAGAGCAATTTTTGCAGGCGGGGTTTCCGCGCGATGAGAGTTAACGTATCGGAAATAAAGGACGGGGGATTGAGTCTCAATCTCACGAGGGGGCCGGGATGGCTCGGCGGTTCCGAGAAATCAGAAGTCGCGAGCGTGGGTTCCGATATAGAGTTTCATATTGATCTTTTACGCACGGCGGGCGAGATAAGCGTGCGGGGAAAAATCGGATTTCTGGCGGTCGCCCGGTGTTCCCGCTGCTTAAGCGACGTAAGCGTTGATACGAATCTTGAGGTAAACCTAATTCTTTCGCCTTCTGAGACAGAAAAGAAGGAGGAAGCAGGCGGAGAGATAGATTATGAAACTTACCGGGGTAGGACGATAGACCTTAACGATTACATGAGAGAGCAGGTGAATCTTTCGCTTCCCTACAAGGTGGTCTGCGTCGAGAACTGCAGGGGACTTTGCAGCGGGTGCGGACAGAATCTTAACGAACAGCAGTGCGGCTGCGAGACTCGCCAGGAGGACTCGCGCTTTGCGGTGCTTAAAGATATAAAGATATAGTTTCAACCAGGAGACTGAGATGGCATTACCCAAAAGAAAGACTTCCAGATCGAAATCAAGAAAAAGAAGAACCCATTATTCCGTTGCGTTGCCGGGGGCTTCCTTTTGTCCCGAGTGCAACGAGATGAAACCTCCCCACAGGGCCTGTCCCAGTTGCGGCTACTACAAGGGAAGGAATTTCTTCAGACAGGCTCCCGATACGGAAGTCGTTGCGGAAGACTAAACACACACTGAATCTATGATAGCTTTCCTTTTTCCAGGTCAGGGCTCCCAGTACATTGGCATGGGCGCTGATTTCTGCGCCGAGTTCGCAGTTGCGAGACAGACTTTTGAAGAGGCAAATGACGCTCTGGGAATCGACCTGGCGAAGCTTTGCTTCGACGGCGAGGCGGCGACCCTTGCTCTTACCGCGAACGCCCAGCCGGCGATACTTACAACGAGCGTGGCCGCGTTGAGAGTGGTTCTTGAGGAGACGGAAATAAGGCCCGATCTTGTTGCCGGACACAGCCTCGGGGAATTTACGGCCCTTGTTGCCTCCGGGTGCCTCGAGTTTGGTGACGCTGTGCGTACCGTGAGAAAAAGAGGGGAGTTCATGCAGGAAGCGGTTCCTCCGGGAGTCGGCAAAATGGCTGCCGTGCTGGGTCTCACGTCCGAGGAAGTAAGCGAGCTTTGCGCCGAGGTTGCGGGAGAAGAAAACGTGGTCTCCCCGGCTAATTTCAATTCGCCCACCCAGACCGTTATTTCCGGAGAAGCCCGGGCCGTTTCGGCCGCGGCGGAGCTTGCTAAGGAAAAAGGGGCAAGACGGGTTGTCGAGCTCGAGGTGAGCGCGCCTTTTCACTGCTCCCTTATGGAGCCCGCGGCCGTGCGCCTAAAGGACGTTCTCGGGGAAATAGATTTTCACCCTGCTAAGTATCCTGTGGTCACCAATACCGGGGCGGAGGCCAATTCTGATTCTGCCAGGGTGGCGGATATACTGGTGGAGCAGGTGGTAAGCCCGGTGAGATGGGCTGAGTCCCTTGAGTTTCTAAAAGACTCCGGGGTTTCTAAGTTTCTCGAAATCGGACCATCCAAGGTTCTAAGCGGTCTTGTGAAAAGAACCCTTAAAGGCGTTCGTTGTGCCGGTATTGAAAAAATTGAGGAGTTAAATCATATTAAGACAGATGGAATTCAGTAATCAGGTTGCACTTATAACCGGCGGGTCGCGCGGGATAGGAAAGGACATTGCGAAGAAACTCGCTTCGCGCGGGGCGTATGTTCTGATTA
Protein-coding regions in this window:
- a CDS encoding DUF177 domain-containing protein — its product is MRVNVSEIKDGGLSLNLTRGPGWLGGSEKSEVASVGSDIEFHIDLLRTAGEISVRGKIGFLAVARCSRCLSDVSVDTNLEVNLILSPSETEKKEEAGGEIDYETYRGRTIDLNDYMREQVNLSLPYKVVCVENCRGLCSGCGQNLNEQQCGCETRQEDSRFAVLKDIKI
- the rpmF gene encoding 50S ribosomal protein L32, with protein sequence MALPKRKTSRSKSRKRRTHYSVALPGASFCPECNEMKPPHRACPSCGYYKGRNFFRQAPDTEVVAED
- the fabD gene encoding ACP S-malonyltransferase, producing the protein MIAFLFPGQGSQYIGMGADFCAEFAVARQTFEEANDALGIDLAKLCFDGEAATLALTANAQPAILTTSVAALRVVLEETEIRPDLVAGHSLGEFTALVASGCLEFGDAVRTVRKRGEFMQEAVPPGVGKMAAVLGLTSEEVSELCAEVAGEENVVSPANFNSPTQTVISGEARAVSAAAELAKEKGARRVVELEVSAPFHCSLMEPAAVRLKDVLGEIDFHPAKYPVVTNTGAEANSDSARVADILVEQVVSPVRWAESLEFLKDSGVSKFLEIGPSKVLSGLVKRTLKGVRCAGIEKIEELNHIKTDGIQ